GATGCCGCGCCCGCCGGCACGACGATGAGTCCGTCGACGCGGCGCCCGAGGAAGTCGCTGACGAGCTCGGCCTCGCGTGTGACGTCTTCGGAGGTGTTGCCCAGCAGGATGCGGCGGCCTGCGAGAGCCGCCTCCTCTTCGACTCCCAGCGCGAAGGTGCTGTAGTACGGGTTGGCGATGTTCGTGATGGCCACGCCGATGAGGCCGCTCGAGTGACCGGGGCGGATGCTGCGGGCGTTCTCGTTGCGGTGGTAGCCCAGCTCGGCGACCGCGGCGAGCACGCGCTCCTGCACGTCGGGTTTGACGTTGAGCCCGCCGGAGAGCGTGCGCGACACCGTCATCGGGCTTACGCCCGCTCGCTGAGCGACCTCTTTGATGGTCGGTCGATGAGCCCGCTCGCCCATGCTGCCCTCCGACTCCGACGGGTGCGATCTTAGGGAACGTTACCAGCGAGCGGGTCGTTCCGTGTGTCAAGGGGGTGCGCCGACATTCGAGATGCGGCATATGAATGAAGCACACGAGGAGGACGGTGATGGCGGCAGGAGATATCGAGACCTTCCAGCGAGACGGCATCTGGTTCAACCGCATCGAGGGCGAGGCGCACACGCTCGGGATGAGCTTCGAGTCGAAGGCGGAAGCGGTCAAGGTGGGGCGCGGGGCGGCGGTCGCCCGTCAGGTGCAGCATGTGGTCCGAACGGAGGAGGGGCCGTCGAGCGACGTGCCGTACGACCGTCACCCGCGTGACCTGATCGGTTGATGCAGAGCCAGCCTGCGTCGAGGGGGCGGGAGCAGGGCTGCCTCGACGGAGCGGGAGACGGTGCGCAGCATCCGTGGCGGAGCGCCGATGCCGGTCGGCATCCGCCGTTCGCCGGGCTTACGAGGGGCGTGCGGCGGTCAGCCGGTCGTGCTTGGTGAGGGGGATCGGGCTCGTGTACTCGGAGGCGTAGCGTCCGGTGCCGACGAGGTCGGCGCCGAGTCGACGGATGACGGATGCCACGCGGGTGAGCTGTTGCGGGTCGATGCCGCCGTCGCCGCCGCTGTGCACGCGCTGCAGCACGCCGGCGAGGGTGTGCGTGTGGGCGATGTGCGTGCGGAAGCGTCCGGAGCCGTCGTACCCGCTGGTGACGACGGTCGCGTCGGGGTGCGAGTAGAAGACGCACGTGTCGATGTGGTCGAGAGCTGCGGCCTGGAGCCGGAGGTAGCGGAGCAGCCTGATGGCCTGCAGTCGGGCGCGCTGCGCGGGCGCGTCGGCGTCGAGGTAGGTGCGCACGTCGATGCTGCGGGTTTCCTTGCCGCGCGGGGTGAGGTGCAGGGCGAAGGAGCCGGTGAAGGCGCTCTCGTCGAAGAGGGCGGCGAGCGGCTGCGCGCGCGTGGAAGGGCGGACGCCGTCGAAGACGAGTCCGTTCCAGCGCTTGCTGTCGATGAGGAGGGCCGCGTTCGGTGAGAGCACCAGGTGGTCGACTTGGGCGCAGAAGACGTCGTCGGCATCCTCGTCGGGCACGAACACGATGTTGGTCGCGACGATCGCGTCGATGTCGGCCGTCTCGCAGGCGGCGACGATGGCGGACCGGGATGCGAGCTCCCACTTTATGCCGGTGGAGGCCTGAGCCAGGGCGCGCGTGAGCACCGCATCCTTGCGGGTCAGCTCGGTCTCGAGCTCGGCGAGCTTCTCTTCGTGCCGGCGCTCGGCGTTGCGCATCTTGTGCCAGTGGGCGAGGCTCTGCGTCGCGAGTGCGGCATCGTGATCGGCGTCGCGTTCACGCAGAGCCTCGGCATGCGCGCGTTCGAGCTCGGCGGTGAGCGAGGAGTGCGCCTCGGCTTCGGCGTCGCGCTGCAGCCTCCAGCTGTTGCGTGCGCGCGCATGTCCCAGGATCATGGCCGCGAGTGCCAGGAGGAGCACGCCGATGAAAGCGATCAAGAGCGGTTGCATGTCGGTAGCAAAACAGGCCGCGTCGCTCGCGCGCGGGCGATCACGGTGACGATGTGGA
This Microbacterium sp. XT11 DNA region includes the following protein-coding sequences:
- a CDS encoding nuclease-related domain-containing protein translates to MQPLLIAFIGVLLLALAAMILGHARARNSWRLQRDAEAEAHSSLTAELERAHAEALRERDADHDAALATQSLAHWHKMRNAERRHEEKLAELETELTRKDAVLTRALAQASTGIKWELASRSAIVAACETADIDAIVATNIVFVPDEDADDVFCAQVDHLVLSPNAALLIDSKRWNGLVFDGVRPSTRAQPLAALFDESAFTGSFALHLTPRGKETRSIDVRTYLDADAPAQRARLQAIRLLRYLRLQAAALDHIDTCVFYSHPDATVVTSGYDGSGRFRTHIAHTHTLAGVLQRVHSGGDGGIDPQQLTRVASVIRRLGADLVGTGRYASEYTSPIPLTKHDRLTAARPS